The Populus nigra chromosome 19, ddPopNigr1.1, whole genome shotgun sequence genome includes a window with the following:
- the LOC133679496 gene encoding uncharacterized protein LOC133679496: protein MGRKIGGLFFNPKKRRIAAKPCMQEMISFLSCLSQNQMNDERCLHSKELLKTCLDDETAKSKKKGGSMNYHLQRLNKKMK, encoded by the exons ATGGGTCGAAAAATTGgtggattattttttaacccaaaGAAACGTAGAATTGCCGCGAAACCTTGCATGCAGGAGATGATATCATTTCTGAGTTGCTTGTCACAAAACCAGATGAATGATGAAAGATGCCTTCACAGCAAGGAACTTTTGAAAACCTGTTTGGATGATGAG ACTGcgaaaagcaaaaagaaagggGGGAGCATGAATTACCACTTACAGAGGCTTAACAAGAAAATGAAGTAA
- the LOC133679591 gene encoding dof zinc finger protein DOF2.2-like isoform X2 → MVFSSVPVYLDPPSWQQQQQPSQQLGACDESPQLPPLPPPPHVGGSGTAGSIRPGSMSDRARLAKIPQPEAALKCPRCESTNTKFCYFNNYSLSQPRHFCKTCRRYWTRGGALRSVPVGGGCRRNKKTKSQSSSKSPVSSERQMGSTSSTSSSALPSQIIGHFPQQQTQFPFVTSLHNLTQFGVGNIGLNFGGIQGQMGSTSGASGQAGMEFQMGSGSGMSSSSIFSAGGVQQFPFFESPPAGLYPFQSEGAEAPTGIPGESSQLRSMASSSRVSQLAPVKSEGNQGLNLSKPYLGIPENNQYYWGGNTWTDLSGLNSSSTSHFL, encoded by the exons ATGGTGTTCTCTTCAGTTCCAGTCTATTTAGATCCTCCCAGCTGGCAGCAG cagcagcaaccaaGCCAGCAACTAGGAGCATGCGATGAAAGTCCACAGCTTCCGCCTCTTCCTCCGCCACCTCATGTTGGTGGTAGTGGCACTGCAGGCTCAATTAGACCTGGTTCGATGTCTGATCGAGCTCGGTTGGCCAAGATACCTCAGCCAGAGGCAGCTCTAAAGTGCCCAAGGTGTGAATCTACAAACACCAAATTTTGTTACTTCAATAACTATAGCCTCTCTCAGCCCCGCCACTTTTGCAAAACCTGTCGGCGATACTGGACTAGAGGTGGTGCCCTTAGAAGTGTTCCTGTGGGAGGTGGATGCCGTAGAAACAAGAAAACCAAAAGCCAAAGTAGCTCCAAGTCCCCAGTTTCCAGTGAAAGGCAAATGGGTTCAACTTCCAGTACTTCCTCAAGTGCACTTCCATCGCAGATTATTGGTCATTTTCCTCAGCAACAAACTCAATTTCCCTTCGTGACCTCTTTACATAATCTGACTCAATTTGGTGTGGGAAACATTGGATTGAACTTTGGTGGAATTCAGGGACAAATGGGATCAACAAGTGGTGCTAGTGGACAGGCTGGCATGGAATTTCAAATGGGAAGCGGTTCAGGAATGAGTAGCAGTTCCATTTTTTCAGCTGGAGGAGTGCAACAATTTCCTTTCTTTGAGTCTCCACCCGCAGGTTTATATCCGTTTCAAAGTGAAGGCGCTGAAGCACCGACTGGCATTCCTGGGGAAAGCAGCCAGCTTCGATCCATGGCTTCGAGCTCTAGGGTTTCTCAGTTAGCTCCAGTGAAGTCAGAAGGAAACCAAGGGTTAAATTTATCGAAGCCATATTTGGGTATCCCAGAAAATAATCAGTACTACTGGGGTGGAAATACCTGGACAGATTTATCCGGTCTCAACTCTTCTTCCACCAGCCATTTCTTATGA
- the LOC133679591 gene encoding dof zinc finger protein DOF3.6-like isoform X1 codes for MVFSSVPVYLDPPSWQQQQQQPSQQLGACDESPQLPPLPPPPHVGGSGTAGSIRPGSMSDRARLAKIPQPEAALKCPRCESTNTKFCYFNNYSLSQPRHFCKTCRRYWTRGGALRSVPVGGGCRRNKKTKSQSSSKSPVSSERQMGSTSSTSSSALPSQIIGHFPQQQTQFPFVTSLHNLTQFGVGNIGLNFGGIQGQMGSTSGASGQAGMEFQMGSGSGMSSSSIFSAGGVQQFPFFESPPAGLYPFQSEGAEAPTGIPGESSQLRSMASSSRVSQLAPVKSEGNQGLNLSKPYLGIPENNQYYWGGNTWTDLSGLNSSSTSHFL; via the exons ATGGTGTTCTCTTCAGTTCCAGTCTATTTAGATCCTCCCAGCTGGCAGCAG cagcagcagcaaccaaGCCAGCAACTAGGAGCATGCGATGAAAGTCCACAGCTTCCGCCTCTTCCTCCGCCACCTCATGTTGGTGGTAGTGGCACTGCAGGCTCAATTAGACCTGGTTCGATGTCTGATCGAGCTCGGTTGGCCAAGATACCTCAGCCAGAGGCAGCTCTAAAGTGCCCAAGGTGTGAATCTACAAACACCAAATTTTGTTACTTCAATAACTATAGCCTCTCTCAGCCCCGCCACTTTTGCAAAACCTGTCGGCGATACTGGACTAGAGGTGGTGCCCTTAGAAGTGTTCCTGTGGGAGGTGGATGCCGTAGAAACAAGAAAACCAAAAGCCAAAGTAGCTCCAAGTCCCCAGTTTCCAGTGAAAGGCAAATGGGTTCAACTTCCAGTACTTCCTCAAGTGCACTTCCATCGCAGATTATTGGTCATTTTCCTCAGCAACAAACTCAATTTCCCTTCGTGACCTCTTTACATAATCTGACTCAATTTGGTGTGGGAAACATTGGATTGAACTTTGGTGGAATTCAGGGACAAATGGGATCAACAAGTGGTGCTAGTGGACAGGCTGGCATGGAATTTCAAATGGGAAGCGGTTCAGGAATGAGTAGCAGTTCCATTTTTTCAGCTGGAGGAGTGCAACAATTTCCTTTCTTTGAGTCTCCACCCGCAGGTTTATATCCGTTTCAAAGTGAAGGCGCTGAAGCACCGACTGGCATTCCTGGGGAAAGCAGCCAGCTTCGATCCATGGCTTCGAGCTCTAGGGTTTCTCAGTTAGCTCCAGTGAAGTCAGAAGGAAACCAAGGGTTAAATTTATCGAAGCCATATTTGGGTATCCCAGAAAATAATCAGTACTACTGGGGTGGAAATACCTGGACAGATTTATCCGGTCTCAACTCTTCTTCCACCAGCCATTTCTTATGA